The sequence tggaggggtatatatagcctccacacaaaatctaactgttacacacaacttaccaatctcggtgggaccgaatcctgaaactcagtcagaccgatgtagcaaataatgtgaccgttaggcatttcggtgggaccgacatgtcaactcggtgggaccgatatggttagggttatggcataatgtaatctcggtgagaccaattacacaaactcggtgggaccgattttggtaataagctaaccagagagttggtcaggcaaactcggtgggaccgatttgctcatctcggttagaccgaaacgttacgaaagggaaacagagagtttgcattgcaatctcggtgggaccgatcgctcatctcggttagaccgaaacgttacgaagggaaacggagagattacaatcccatctcggtgagaccgagatccctatcggtgagaccgatttgactagggtttgttgcagtggctatgacatctgaactcggtggcgccggatagaaagaaccggtgggtccgagtttgacttttggtttaggtcatttgtggatctgagaaagtagttgagggctttggagcatatcactaagcactttgagcaagaacctcattaaacaacacctcatccctccttgatagtattggttttttctatagactcaatgtgattttCGATcattaaaatagaaaatgtagagtcttgtgctttgagcttgagccaatccttttgtccttagtattttgaggggtccacttttctcatccatgccatgccaatcattgagctttttctgaaatatttaccttgaaatagtattagctcaatgagctatatgttgttagtaattaccaaaaccacctagggatagttgcactttcaattttCTTCAGTAACACCTGTATAAAGGTGAAAGATATATTTTTTGCAACATTAGCTGTGTTGCAGAAAAATTTCTGCAGCAATACCTATATTGCAGAAGTTTCGCAACATGAACTCTGTTGCAAACATGCGAGCCCAACATCATCCATGTTGCAAAGCTCACAATTGAATCTGACAGCTCCCCGCGTTGAATCATATGGCTCGTCAGGTGGCgaatcttttaaaaagatccgccgGCCGATGCGTAGCTTTGCCCTAGAAGTATTATACTTTTTTCTCTAAGAAAATATGTGCATGAAAACCGATTTTTTAATATAAAACATACATAGAGCTTTTAGCTTTTTCCTAATTatatgttgaataagttgaataaTGCTAGACCTACGTGGTCTATCTACGTAATCCTAGGTTATGCCCTTTCTAAACTAATCAGACCCCCCATGATTTTCACGGTGTGGGCCTGGGCCTAATTTTTCAGAGCTTTGCTACATCTACGTAAAATAGCTACGAAAAGTTACGTAACGGATTAGTTGGCAAAATATGATTAGAGGGGAGGGAGGCCCACCCTGAAAATCCGCAggggagggggggagagagagattgaTGAGAGCAAGCCACGTCCGCACGTAAGCTGATTTTCATACGATTCTTTTGTAGGTATAGAATTTTCGAATTTTTCGTCCAACCAAACTAGGCCAAATCAGCTAGTACGTAACTTTACATAGGCAAATTACGTAGGCGTAGTTGCAGTTTTGTTACGGTAAGACCCTTATAAACACTGGCGGAGCTACGTTTGGGTCAAACCAGACCGTGGCCCGCCCATGTTTTCTGTAAAAATACAAGTCTATAGGTAGGCCCAGCCCACGTAATGCAACACATGTCCGTAGCACCAGCCCAGCTGTAGCCCAGGTTCAGTCTGGCCCGCCCATAATTCTgcttgtagctccgccactgcttgtAATAAAAGACTAGAAAACCACTTTGTTCCATCGGTACTTAATTTGGCCAGCGAAGAAAAAAAAATGAAGCACATGAGACTGAGAGGGAGCGCCCAGATGCAGAAGTCAAGAGCACAGTACAGCACAGTAGTACTTTCTCCACCCACGTCGTGAGGGCTAGATCCTAGGCCCTCACTATAAAATGCCCGGTCCTCGCGGCACAACCTCACCAGCCAGCCATCGCCGTCGGCTCAGTCACTCCGCTGCTGCATCGACCACCGCGGTGCATGTCACATGCGATGCGaccgagctagctagctagccggAGGTGAACCGAATTGGAGGCGGCCGGCGGCCAGAGCGGAAGGGATCGATCGAGATGGGCAGGGCGCCGTGCTGCGACAAGGCGAGCGTGAAGAAGGGCccgtgggcggcggaggaggacgCCGTGCTCAGGGCCTACGTCGCCGAGCACGGCACCGCCGGCAACTGGATCGCGCTCCCCCGCAAGATCGGTACGTACTGCCTTGCTGCCCGGCCGCGGACTATGCCTCCCTGTCACCGGGGTGATCAAGGGTTAAATATGAACACGTTGTTGCTGGGTGCAGGGCTCAACAGGTGCGGCAAGAGCTGCCGGCTGCGGTGGCTCAACTACCTCCGCCCCAACATACGGCACGGCGGCTTCACCGACGAGGAGGACCGGCTCATATGCAGCCTCTACGCCAGCATCGGGAGCAGGTGGTCGACCATCGCCGCGCAGCTGCCGGGGAGGACGGACAACGACGTCAAGAACTACTGGAACACCAAGCTCAAGAGGCGCCTgctcggcggcggccgccgccccaTCAGGTACGCGCAGCAGCCGCGCCTCCTCCTCATGAGCCCCACGGGCGGCGCCGCCTCGACGGCGCTGGAGAGGATGCAGCTAAGCGTGCAGCGGCGCCTCGTCGGCCTTCAAGACACCCCGGGGCTCCCCTTCTACGGCAACCTCTGGCCAGCCCAGCAGTCTCTACTCTCTCCTGCCGCTGGTTACTCCGGGTTCTGGTCTCATATCCAAACTAGTACCTACCCGGGCCGCCTTAACGTGCAAGATCATCAGCACGCCtggggcagcagcggcggcggcggcaccacGCCGATGTCCACGAGCCCCACCGGCGAGACAGCGGTGGGCGTAGGGAGCTCGAGCTCGACACCGGCAGCGAGCTCTGTGACTTTCGACGGCGACATGGAGGACGAGATCGAGATGCTGCTCCAGCAGATAGGGTGCTTGGAGGAGGAAGACAGCCGCCTGCTGATCGGCAGCGAGGCGGGCAGCGCTGGTTCTTGGAGCTCCTGTTCCACTCCAGGAGTGGACTCAGTGTTCCAGGGCTATGTACAAGGGCACGGGCAGTAGAATTATACATGCAATTCAGACCTGAATATGATCCGTATACTATAGTCTGGTCTATAGGTATGTATGTAAATaagtatgctagttcatagcttcTCTTTTGAAGATCTGGGTTGATATGAGTGTATCGTAAATGCAGAACCAATATACAGTACACATATGGGATATCAGTTGATTGCCCTCCATGCATGAAACTCATGCTCACTTCATCAGTTTAAAACCATGGGTTTTCTGGTGAAGCTGCTTTCCCATTGAACATCAGTAAAGTTTCATACCTATCACAGGTACTGGTAGTTAACAGCTAAACAGCAGTATTCTTCCATATATATAGCTTGCATATATACATATCTAAGTATTGCATTCCATATGTGATGTGTAACAGATCTGGAAAACAGCATCAGGTGGCACCTTATAATACAGATCAAATGTTCTTGTATCGATCTATCTATGTGTTAAAAGACCTAAACATAAATACAAATCAGCTGACAAACGAATAAAGAATCGCGGCCATGAGTAGTTATACACTCACCGTGTAGTTCATTACGCGCTTATCTGTCCCCGGCATTCTCAGCTCCCACAGAGAGACAAACAAGACACTCAATCATGCCCCCTCTCAGGAGGAGTCAGGATGCATGCGTACAACTACAAACAAAGGTGGTTTTGCACTTCACACTCGTGATCCTTCTCCTTCTGGCGGGCTTCCTGTATTACCAACATTTGCCACTGGCCTCGTCATTATTTGGAGTGTATTACTCTTGTGTAAGAGCTTAGAGCAAATGGCGGCAAGCCATCTGCTGAATACACCTTTGTTGGTTATGAGAGCATGCAGGATTAATGCCAGGATTGAACATGCTCCAGAGATGCTGAACAACCCCTGAAAGCTGTGCAACGTAAGGCTGCTTGAAGTTTGGGAGTCATCTTTGTCGGGGCATGACTTATCGCCATACAATTCTTTCTGAAGCTCAGCCATTCTGCCACTCGATGCGAGCTGCAGTATCCCCCTCGTAATATCAGCTGTGAGTGGAGAACCTAGAGGGAATGCCTGCACAAAGGAGGATCGGAAAAGGCATCAGCAGTGAAATAAAAGCCTGGCATAACACTGATATCGAGTTATATAAACATTTATACCATCCCAGGATAACGGTGAGGCAGTTATATTAATCATTCATGCAAGCAGCTTGGTAAAGCGAGGCAATCGTATGGATCTTACTTAACGAACTTCAGACAGTTTAGTCTAGTACAAAGATAAAATTCGAGTAAACCAGTTGAAAACCTGATCAAGTAGATTTATCATGTTATTTAATACTTCGAGGAGCAAGAAAGCATTCTATTTCCCAACAGAAAACCAATAATATTTCCACCACTTTCCGCACAAACATGATAATGCATATTCGGTTCCTGATGAACAAATTTAATCTTGCATTCGTCCTTTAGCATGTGCACATCCATCAAGTTCAGAAATTTCAAAGTACAATTCATAGATTGGCTGAAACTATAATCTTGATTAAAAATTTACTCTGATTTTCTGTTTGTTTGAGAGATATCTTGATGGTATGTGAAATTATAAATATAGAAATTTGAGCTACTATGACGATCCTACTAGAAAATAGCGGTGGAAATTGATTCAGCATATAGGATTTAACAGTGCCAGAAATGTGCTACTGTACAACAGCTCAAAAGACGGTACTCACATAACCAAATCCATCGAACCTGTAGATTGGTCCAGTCATAGTGTAGTTGTGGCAATATTTTGAAAGGAACAACTTAAGATATGGTATCTCATCAACAATGACGGCAACTTTTCCAGTTGACAAGGCGTTATTGTATTCCTCGGCAGAGTTGAGCGCAATCATCTTTGATTCATCAATTTTCAAACTTTTCAAAAGCCCAGGCAAGAATGAATCATTGAGGTAGCCAACATAGCTCCCTTTCCTGATAACCTCATCTAAATTGGTAACTGTTGGTTGAAGTTGTTCCACTGTGAGAATTGAGCTTAAACTTGCAGTATAACTCTGCTGCACTATCAGCACCACAAAAAGCCAAACAACTACAACAATTCTTGACAAGTTGTTCTTAATCTTCTCCCTGTGTGCAAATACGAGGGTTGAAAAGGAAAAGTAGAAGACTGATCCAATTTGATTAGCTGGGGTACCTTTGAAATCTTCGTGATTCTCAATACACCAGACTACAAAACCAGTGAAAACAACAAAGGCCCCAGTTCCTAACCAAAGGTCAGCTGTCAAAGGCTTTAGGAATGTCCATGCAGTCTTCTGTCTCCGGTCCAGGACCGGAACCAGCATGCGCACCCCTGATTCCGTATAGGGAAGAGTAAAGTCCACATATAAAGAGCGGTTGGCCAAGATTGTTACATCACCTACCACTGCATCGAATTCCTGTCAGAAACAGATATAATGTGAGTTGAGAAACTTTCGAGCACAGGGTATATGGCTCTACAAGTTTATGCAATAGAAATACATAGTTAGGCTAAACTATTAATCATGATAATTCAAAAGCATTTGTCTTACAAATTAAGAGGGGTGCTGATTATTCTATTGGTTAATGTTTTCTTTACTGCATGCACTTGTGTCATGTCCGAGAGAAAAATAATCCGTACAAGGAGGAATTATATGCTTTTTCTGATTGGAGCTTGTAATTAAAAGTTAGTACTTCCTCCGATCCATACTAactgtcgctgatttagtacaactttgtactaaatcagtgacaattaatatggatcggagggagtagttgatGAAGTAAAAACCCAGGAAACTGCCCTCTGCTTGGAGCATTCAAATAAAACCACCATGCATAATGATGCAGATCTGTTTGAAATGTACGCTTTTACGCCAATAAGTTCCCTAGAACAGAAGGAGGATGCTTTTAAGACCTCTCATGTAACTTAAGTACAAAAGAAGGAACCTGACCCAATGTGATATAATAGAAGTAAAATTGGCACGGTACACTGATATTTGATGCACATGGACTAAACACATTGTATGGTAGGCTCTCTCTAACAAGTACCCAGATGTAATCGTACATGTTTGCACACTAAAGACGAATAATTGATTGGGAGTAAACTATTAGTTTTGTATACttgagaaaacaacaagaaaaacacAAAGTGAATAGTTATTTCTGATCTTCTCAATCATTATTTCCAAGCTTTAGCTGCCCTGTCTAGGAGAGATTGTGTCGAAGCACAAAACAGAGCAAAGAGAAGACAGAAGAGTACATACCTTAAGATAAAGCTTGTAGATAAGTTCATCATATGTTCCATTACTATTTCCTTGCCCGTCATCAAATCCATGGTAGTCATATAGTACTTGGTAGGGTAAATTATCAACTACTTCATCAAAAACTTTGATGCAGAACCCTTTTTTGCCTTCGGGGCCATTTTCATATCTTACAAGTTGGCCAAACCCAGGATTTGCAGGTACACCTATTTGGAGTCTTTTATTCCTCGGCAATAGCCAGCCTCTAGGCACAGTTTCAGGATCTCCTGGCCATATGATGGTGTTAATATCAGACTTCATATTTGGACTACCAGAGATGCCAAAGTTTGGAGTCCaaaagccaacttctcttctgtcCTGACCAACAATGTTGATTATCGTATAATTTGATGATACTAACTGCGTGTCTTCAATACGAAATATCCCGCTCATGCCCGAAAAGTTGACCTTCAGTAGTGCACCTCGCAGTTTTTGAGCAGCCTTTGAAGTATCTATTCTGTCAAAGTCAGTGGACCCATTCTTTGTTACAGACGGCCCAAAGTCTAAATTCACATATGTAGCATTCTCTGCTGCTGATGCTAACGCCCATATGGTATCATAAGCATAGAGACCAGACACTGTGGGTTCACTTAACGAGGTGCCTGGATTTTCTAATCGGTACTTGCTGTGCCATCTCTGTGTAAAGTTTTGAAGTTTCACGGTATCT comes from Triticum aestivum cultivar Chinese Spring chromosome 5B, IWGSC CS RefSeq v2.1, whole genome shotgun sequence and encodes:
- the LOC123112035 gene encoding glutamate receptor 2.9, whose product is MKATTRTLLRVLRRRHGLLLALVLLVGAASGVAAQGGDAVPRRRPRTVDVGVILDRTTWVGNMSWTCMELAMEDFYADEDQAGYSARLRLHLRDPGPNAVDAAAAGVDLLKNVGVQAIVGPQTSTQAKFLARLGNKSLVPIISFSADCPSRAGLTPYFIRTAWNDSSQAEAIASLVKKHNWREVVPVFEDDDTNTKFIPDLVDALKQVDTRVSYRCKIHPSATVDAMKAAISSLRHNWTSVFIVRMSHALALKFFQLAKEEGMMGQGFVWITAYGLTDIFDVVGSPALDVMQGVLGVKPHVQDTVKLQNFTQRWHSKYRLENPGTSLSEPTVSGLYAYDTIWALASAAENATYVNLDFGPSVTKNGSTDFDRIDTSKAAQKLRGALLKVNFSGMSGIFRIEDTQLVSSNYTIINIVGQDRREVGFWTPNFGISGSPNMKSDINTIIWPGDPETVPRGWLLPRNKRLQIGVPANPGFGQLVRYENGPEGKKGFCIKVFDEVVDNLPYQVLYDYHGFDDGQGNSNGTYDELIYKLYLKEFDAVVGDVTILANRSLYVDFTLPYTESGVRMLVPVLDRRQKTAWTFLKPLTADLWLGTGAFVVFTGFVVWCIENHEDFKGTPANQIGSVFYFSFSTLVFAHREKIKNNLSRIVVVVWLFVVLIVQQSYTASLSSILTVEQLQPTVTNLDEVIRKGSYVGYLNDSFLPGLLKSLKIDESKMIALNSAEEYNNALSTGKVAVIVDEIPYLKLFLSKYCHNYTMTGPIYRFDGFGYAFPLGSPLTADITRGILQLASSGRMAELQKELYGDKSCPDKDDSQTSSSLTLHSFQGLFSISGACSILALILHALITNKGVFSRWLAAICSKLLHKSNTLQIMTRPVANVGNTGSPPEGEGSRV